In Terriglobales bacterium, a single window of DNA contains:
- a CDS encoding DUF6125 family protein — MNAFHEMSREELLRALEMFAKNWLAHDGCWFLAAEECYGLDAAIELDTRSWERFAAAEARRILGTFALPENGGLPALEKALGLRLYALINNQRTEWAEDGRCLRFFMEVCRVQETRRRKGLADFPCRSVGQVEFATFARTIDPRIQTTCLHCPPDAPEGKYCAWEFRLAS, encoded by the coding sequence GTGAACGCTTTCCACGAGATGAGCCGGGAAGAGCTGCTGCGCGCCCTGGAGATGTTTGCCAAGAACTGGCTGGCCCACGACGGCTGCTGGTTCCTGGCCGCGGAAGAGTGCTACGGCCTGGACGCCGCCATCGAACTCGACACCCGCTCCTGGGAGCGCTTCGCCGCCGCCGAGGCCCGCCGCATCCTCGGCACCTTCGCTCTCCCCGAGAACGGCGGCCTGCCCGCCCTGGAGAAGGCCCTCGGCCTTCGCCTCTACGCCCTCATCAACAACCAGCGCACGGAGTGGGCCGAGGACGGCCGCTGCCTGCGCTTCTTCATGGAAGTCTGCCGGGTACAGGAGACGCGCCGCCGCAAAGGCCTCGCTGACTTCCCCTGCCGCTCCGTCGGGCAGGTGGAGTTCGCCACCTTCGCCCGCACCATCGATCCCCGCATCCAGACCACCTGCCTGCACTGTCCTCCCGACGCCCCGGAAGGGAAGTACTGCGCCTGGGAGTTCCG